One stretch of Cyclopterus lumpus isolate fCycLum1 chromosome 10, fCycLum1.pri, whole genome shotgun sequence DNA includes these proteins:
- the LOC117737113 gene encoding catenin delta-1-like isoform X5, giving the protein MVDPAHGALDESYTPEDDSQEVHSVFSDEGPTRRPDNGMKKPISRTVLPSDSMSIDGGLSVSGMGGYSATLDRPYRQPGQGDYPTATVPRNYHYVPVGGYDDYRGGPPSEAYTSLSRGSHMDDRYRPVDGYRTLDSGYRAPSRQQLDPYAAQPQVGRGMRAMGSAMEVRYGHGHYGLEDDQRSVGYDDYGMGPPPMHPGGYGTMPRLGAGPGGMDRRRLRSCEDTLDGDVVGVDPYAWGVPMTMERGSMASLDSTLRKAPPGSWRQPELPEVIAMLNYRLDPVKTNAAAFLQHLTFKNDKVKSDVRRLKGIPSLVSLLDHPSKEVHHSACGALKNISYGRDQENKIAIKNCDGVPALTRLLRKTRDQDLTDTITGTLWNLSSHDSVKMEIVDHALHALADEVVVPHSGWEQASNGVESCKPRHLEWETALTNTAGCLRNVSSERSEARRKLRECTGLVDSLMYIVQSQINLKHVDNKLVENCVCLLRNLSYHVHREVPGCERFAETTPINQGPAPANKGGCFGSRKGKGKKDGDDGSGDQVDIPKRTTPAKGYELLFQPEVVRVYTSLLRESKNPSVLEAAAGAIQNLCAGRWTHGRYIRATVRLEKGLPMIAELLAHGNDRVVRAMSGALRNLSIDRRNCQLLGLHAVPHLVANLPGSQSQSGRILSEETVVSVLSTLTEVLGNSVEAAKTLRASQGIERLVLINKDGKRSEREVRGAGQVLQLIWAHKELRKPLEKDGWKKTDFMVNLSTTNGPSTRANGTYEDSTTPLLDRGEKRDMIPLNDLGPEAYSTLDQRERRHTLDETTDTLPRGVYGGRKGSLPLLDSYDG; this is encoded by the exons ATGGTGGATCCGGCACATGGCGCTCTCGATGAGAGCTACACACCAGAGGATGACTCCCAGGAGGTGCACTCAGTCTTTTCTGATGAGGGACCCACACGGCGGCCGGATAATGGC ATGAAGAAACCAATTTCACGCACAGTCCTGCCTTCTGATTCGATGTCCATTGACGGGGGCTTGTCGGTGTCTGGTATGGGCGGCTACAGTGCCACGCTGGACCGTCCTTACAGGCAGCCTGGACAGGGAGACTACCCCACAGCCACAGTGCCCAGAAACTACCACTATGTCCCTGTAGGGGGTTACGATGACTACCGGGGAGGCCCACCATCAGAGGCTTACACTAGCCTTAGCAGGGGCTCGCACATGGACGACCGCTACAG gCCAGTTGATGGCTACCGGACCCTGGACTCTGGCTACCGCGCTCCAAGTCGTCAGCAGCTTGATCCATATGCAGCACAGCCCCAGGTGGGCCGGGGAATGAGGGCCATGGGCTCAGCGATGGAGGTGCGATACGGCCACGGCCACTACGGTCTCGAGGATGACCAGCGCAGTGTGGGATATGATGACTACGGCATGGGTCCTCCACCAATGCACCCTGGAGGCTATGGTACCATGCCACGGTTAGGGGCTGGTCCCGGGGGTATGGACAGACGAAGACTCAG GAGCTGTGAGGACACTTTGGATGGTGACGTGGTAGGAGTTGACCCATATGCCTGGGGCGTTCCCATGACGATGGAGAGGGGGAGCATGGCTTCACTGGACAGCACACTGAGGAAGGCTCCTCCTGGTTCATGGAGGCAGCCAGAGCTGCCAGAGGTCATCGCCATGTTGAACTACCGCCTGGACCCGGTCAAGACCAACGCTGCTGCATTCCTCCAACATCTCACATTCAAAAATGATAAG GTAAAGTCAGATGTGCGTCGCCTCAAGGGCATTCCATCCTTGGTGTCGCTGCTGGACCACCCCAGCAAGGAGGTGCACCACTCGGCCTGTGGAGCACTGAAGAACATTTCATATGGCCGAGACCAAGAGAACAAGATCGCCATCAAGAATTGCGATGGAGTGCCTGCACTGACCAGGTTACTGAGAAAAACCCGTGACCAGGACCTCACTGACACTATCACAG GCACCTTGTGGAACCTCTCATCCCACGACTCGGTAAAGATGGAGATTGTGGACCACGCCCTACACGCCCTCGCTGACGAAGTGGTTGTTCCTCACTCCGGCTGGGAGCAAGCGAGCAACGGGGTGGAGAGCTGCAAACCACGCCATCTGGAGTGGGAGACCGCCTTGACCAACACTGCTGGCTGCCTTAG GAATGTGAGTTCAGAACGCAGCGAGGCTCGGCGAAAGCTGAGGGAATGCACGGGATTAGTGGATTCACTCATGTACATTGTCCAATCGCAGATCAACCTAAAACATGTGGATAATAAG TTGGTGGAgaactgtgtctgcctcctgagGAATCTGTCCTATCACGTTCACCGTGAAGTCCCCGGCTGCGAGCGCTTCGCCGAGACCACGCCCATCAACCAGGGACCAGCCCCAGCTAACAAAGGTGGCTGCTTTGGCTCTCGAAAGGGCAAAG GAAAGAAGGATGGCGATGATGGAAGTGGAGATCAGGTCGACATTCCAAAGAGGACAACCCCTGCCAAAG GCTACGAGCTGTTGTTCCAACCGGAGGTTGTTCGTGTTTACACATCGCTGCTCCGAGAGAGCAAGAACCCCTCGGTGCTCGAGGCCGCTGCCGGTGCCATCCAGAACCTGTGCGCAGGCCGATGGACT CATGGACGGTATATCAGGGCCACCGTGCGTCTGGAGAAGGGTCTTCCCATGATAGCAGAGCTACTGGCTCATGGCAATGACCGTGTGGTTCGGGCGATGTCCGGAGCCTTGAGGAACCTCTCCATCGACAGACGTAACTGCCAACTGCTCG GTTTGCATGCAGTGCCTCACCTTGTGGCCAACCTGCCTGGAAGCCAGAGTCAGTCTGGGCGCATTCTATCAGAGGAGACGGTGGTGTCTGTACTGAGCACGCTCACCGAGGTGCTAGGCAACAGTGTGGAGGCAGCAAAGACCCTCCGAGCCTCTCAGGGCATTGAGAGGCTGGTGCTTATCAACAAGGACGG CAAGCGCTCCGAGCGTGAGGTGCGGGGGGCCGGCCAGGTGCTGCAGCTCATCTGGGCCCACAAAGAGCTGCGCAAGCCCCTTGAGAAAGACGGCTGGAAGAAGACTGACTTCATGGTCAACCTCAGCACCACCAACGGCCCGAGCACCCGAGCCAACGGCACCTATGAGGACAGCACCACGCCACTGCTAGACAGAG gGGAAAAGAGAGACATGATTCCACTAAATGACCTTGGCCCTG AGGCCTACTCTACACTGGatcagagggagaggagacacACTCTGGATGAAACCACAGACACTTTACCG CGAGGGGTGTATGGGGGCAGAAAGGGCTCCTTGCCCCTGTTGGACTCCTACGATGGTtag